From the genome of Desulfovibrio sp. JY:
TTTTTCATCTGCAACAAGGAAGGCCGCATCACCCACGCCAGCCAATCCCTGACCGATATGCTCCGCAAAAAACACGAGGCCATCATCGGCAAGACCGTGAGCCAGTCCTTTTACAACAAGGACGGCGCGTCGTTGACGGAGAAGGCCCTCAAGGTCGGCGGCTCCGAGAACGCCGAGCGCGATCTCACCCTGTGGGACGGCCGCGTGATCGCCTGCCATTTTTCCGTCAACTGTTTTCACGGCGTGCGCAACGACCTCCTCGGCGCGGTGACCTGCATCACCGACCAGTCCACCCTGCGCACCAAGCAGCAGGAACTCGAACGCTCGCAAGCTGATTTGCACAACCTCGGCGGCGACATCAACGAGTTGGCCCAGCGCGTGGCCTCGGCCTCGGAAGAGCTTTCCGCCTCCTCCGACGAACAGGCCCGGGGCGCGCAACAGCAAAAAGGACAGTCCGACGCCGTGGCCACGGCCATGGAGGAAATGACGGCCACGGTCATGGAAGTGGCCAAGAACGCGTCCAAGACCTCCGAGGCCGCCGACAGCGCCAACGAAGCGGCGGAAACCGGCGCCGTCCAGGTGCGCGAGGCCGTGACCGGCATCAAGGCCGTGGCCGAGTCCGCCGGCAAGCTCGGCCAGGTGGTGACGGCCCTGGACGGCCAGGCCGCCGAAATCGGCCGCATCATCGGCGTCATCAACGACATTGCCGACCAGACGAACCTGCTGGCCCTAAACGCCGCCATCGAGGCCGCCAGGGCCGGCGAGGCCGGACGGGGATTTGCGGTCGTGGCCGACGAGGTCCGAAAGCTGGCCGAAAAGACCATGACCGCCACCAAGGAAGTGGAAAAGTCCATCCACCAGATTCAGGAAGGCTCCCGCCATGCCGTGGACTCCATGCAGGAGACCGACGAGCGCGTGATCACGAGCACCGACGCCACCCACAAGGCCGGCGAGGCCCTGGAACGCATCATGGAGCGCATCCACGAAGTGACAGGACAAGTGAGCCAGATCGCCACGGCGGCCGAACAGCAATCCGCCGCCGCCGAAGAGATCAACCACAATATCGAAGTCATCGCCCATGTGGCCGCCGAAGCCGACGAGGGCGCGTCCCAGACCGCCCAGGCCACCCGCGAGCTGGCCGAACTGGCCCAATCCCTCCTGACCCTGGCCGGCACTTTCGCCGACCGCCACGAAGAAGACATGAAGCTGCGGACCTCTGCGGGCAATATGAAAGGCATCCTGCCCAAGCTCATGCAGGAATTCATCACCGAGCAGTACGGCGAGGCCGTCTTCAATGCCATGCAGGAGGAAATGGGGCATCCCACCTTCCTGCCGACCCAGAACTATCCCGACCAGGTCCTGCGCCAGATGGCGGAATTCGTGTCCACCAAAGCCGGTGTTTCGGTCAAAGACATCTTCCTCACCATGGGCCGCTACACCATAAAGGGCTTCCACCACCTCTACCCCCGGTATTTCAAGGCCCAGAAGCTCAAGGAATTCTACCTGACCATGAACGACACCCATGCCCGGCTGACCAAGGACATGCCGGGACTGGAGCCGCCGAAGTTCACCTACGAGGAAAAGGGCGCGACCCTGGTCATGACCTACCACTCGCGGCGCGGCTACCCGGAATACTACGAGGGCATCCTGCGCGGCGCGGCCGAGTACTTCAAGGAACCGGTCACCATCACCGTTTCGACCGGCGACAAGCATACGGTGCGGGCCGAAATCGTCTTCCCGTCCCTGCCCGCCGGCGGCGCCCGCAAGGCCCTGGCTTCCTGAACATCCCAGGCGCCGGCGGAGGGGCCTTTGCCTCCGCCGGCGTCCCGTCCCCGCGTTTCCCTTCCAAAAGTGGCGTCCATGGCATAGGAATCCTGTCATGTTTTCCATATGGTCCAAGCCGCCATGTCCCTGACCCTCGCCACATACAGCTTCGACGACCCGGCCTCGGCCTGCGCCCGGCTGCGGCTGTATGATCCGGCGGCGGCCCTGGGCCGCGACGTGCGCCTGCTGCCCGGAGCCATCCCCGACGGTCCCGGCCACCATCTGCGCCTGGACATCCTTTCCCGGGCGGACGTCATCCTGATCCAGCGCTATTTCCCGAGCCCGGACACGGCCGGCATCCTGGATGCCCTTTTCGCCTCGGGCAAGCCGGTCGTCTACGACACCGACGACGACTGGACCGCGCTCGGGGCCGAGCACCCTTTTGCCCCGGCCATGGCGGAACGCCTGCCCCACATCCTGGAAACGGCCCGCCGGGCCCGACTGGTTACGGTCACGACGGCGCGGCTGGCGGAGGTTTTCGCCGCCATAAATCCCCGGGTAACGGTCGTGCCCAACTTCCTGCCGGACGCCCTGTGGCGGCCGGTCGCCCCGCCGACCCGGCCGGTTGTCGCCGTGGCGCTCGCGGCAACGGCGTCCCACGAACCGGACATCGCCCCCCTGCTGCCGGTTTTGGTCGCCCTCGCCCGGGAACTGACCGGAAAGCTCCGGTTCGTTTTTTTCGGCTGCGCCCCGGACGCCGCGCGCTTTCGCGGCGCGACCGCAGTGCCCTTCGATCCCGCCTACGCGACCTACGCGGGACGGTTGGCGCGCCTGGGCTGCGGCGTCGGGCTGGCGCCCCTTGCCGACACGGCGTTCAACCGGGCCAAAAGCCCAATCAAATGGATGGAATACGCCCTGTGCGGCATAACCGGGATTTTCGCCGATCTGCCGCCGTATCGCGACGTGGTGGAACAGGAGCGTACCGGCCTGCTCGTCGGCCCGGACCCGGCCGACTGGGGCGAGGCCGTGCGCCGGCTTGTCCTCGATGCTCCCCTGCGCCGGACCCTGGCCGCAAACGCCCAGGAAACCGTCATGACCCGGCACATGCTTGCCGGCAATGCCGCCGCCTTCCTGCGCGCCTGGACCCGGGCCGTCACGGAGACGCCATGACCCCCCTGCCCGACTGGCTTGCGGCGCAACTGCCCGCCCCTTTTACGGATATGCTGTTGGCCGGAACCGTCGGCCGCGACCATCTGCTGCGCGCCGCCGCCCTGGCCGGGGCCGTGGCCGGTCAGGCCCAAGGCCCGGCGCGGGAGGTGTGGACCCGCCGCCGCCTGGGGCTTGTGGCCGCCGCGTTCGAGGAAGACAGCCTGCATGGCCAAACGGCCGCCACCCTGGCCCAGGCCCTGGCCGAGGCCGACGCCCCGGCCGACCCGGCTTTGGCCGCCGTACTCCAAACCCTGGCGCGCGATTTCCGGATTCCGGAGAACACGGCCTATTACCAGCGTCTGTTGGCCACCGGCGACGCCCGGCGCATCGAGGCCTACCTGGAAAACGAATGCCGTGGCCGTTTTGGCCTTTTCTGGCTGCACGTGGCCCTGCGGCGGGACATTTTAGCGCGGGATTTCGACCGGGGACTGGCGCATATCGCCCTGGCCATGCCCGAAGCGCTTGCGCCGCTGGCCGACAAGCTGCGGGCCGATCTGGCCCTGCTCGCCGGTCGGCCGGGCGAGGCGCTTGGCCTCTACGAACGCTCCCTGGCCCGGGCTCCCCGGCCGCTTGGGCGCTTTCGGGCCGGGCTGGCCGCCTGGGCGGCCGGCGAGCGGGAGACGGCCAAGGCGCATTTCGCGGTGACGCTTGCGGCCCTGCCCGAACACGTCTCCGCCGCCCTGGCCCTTTTTGATCTGGCGACCGGCCGGGACAGGGAAACGGCCCCCATCGCGCCGTCCGTGGCCATCGCGCTGTATACCTTCAACAAGGCCGCCGACCTGGACGCCACCCTGGCCTCGCTTTTCGCCTCGGCCATCGGGCAGGCCCGGGTGACCGTGCTCGACAACGCCTCGTCCGACAGCACCCCTGACGTGCTCGCCGCCTGGGCGGACAGGATCGGAGACGAGCGCTTTGCGACCATCCGGCTGCCGGTCAATATCGGCGCGCCGGCCGCCCGCAACTGGCTGGCCGCCGATGCGCGCGTCGGGGGAGCGGATTTCGTCGCCTATCTCGACGACGACGTGGACCTGCCGGCGGACTGGCTGCCGCGGCTTTTCGCCGCCGTGCGGGCCTATCCCGAGGCCGGCGTCTGGGGCTGTCGGGTGGCCGACGCGGGCAATCCGGCCGTGGCCCAGGGCATCGGGGCCATGCTCGTTGCGGGAAAAACGCAGGCCGGCGAGACGGCCCTGCCCTGGCTTGGCGATCCCCATGCCGAAAGCTTCGATTTCGGGGCCTTTTCCCATCTGCGCCCGTGCCTGTCGGTCATGGGCTGCTGCCATCTCTTTCGCGGCGAACGGCTGCGCGCCGCCGGCGGCTTCGACATCCGCTATTCCCCTTCCCAGTACGACGACGTGGACCATGACCTGCGCCTGGCCCTGTCCGGACGACCGCCGGTCTATCAAGGCCATCTGGTCGTCGGCCACAGGCGCCCGGCTCCGGTTTTCGCCCCGTCCCGGCCGGACCAGATCGCCGGCGGCGAGGCCAACCTGCACAAGCTTTTGGCCAAGCATCGGGAACAGTTTGCCAGGCTCGCGGACATCATGCGGCAAAGCGCGCGCGAGGATCTGATCGCCAAATGGCGGGAGCTGCCCGACGTGGCAGGGACGGCGCGGCCTTAGCCGAGCTTGTCGCCCAGGGAAAATCCCAGTCGGAAGACCGTGCCGGGGGAGGCGGGACCAAAGGTCAGCACCCCGCGCAGCTGGCGCGTGAGTTGCACGACAAGCTGCATGCCGAGGGATTTGACCGCGTCGGGATGAAAATTGGGCGGCAGACCCACGCCATCGTCCTCCACCACGGCCTGTACCTGATCGCCCTCCCGGGCCACCGTCAGACGGATGTTCCCCTCCTGCCGGTCGGCAAAGGCGTGCTTGACGGCGTTGGTCACCAGCTCGTTGATGATGAGCCCGAACGGGATGGCCTTGTCCAGGGTGACACGGCATTCGGCCAGGTTCAGGGCGAAGCCGATGCTTTTTTGCCCGCGCAGCGACTGGACGACCTTGGGCACCAGACGCTCCAGATACTCCTTGAGGTCCACCCGGGCCAGATCGCCGGAACGGTAGAGTTCCTCGTGAATAAGCGCCATGGTGGCGATGCGGTTGCGGCTTTCCTCGAAAATGTCCTGGACGGCCGGATCCTCGATGGCGTCTTTTTGCAGGAAAAGCAGGCTGGAAATGACTTGCAGATTGTTCTTGA
Proteins encoded in this window:
- a CDS encoding glycosyltransferase — encoded protein: MTPLPDWLAAQLPAPFTDMLLAGTVGRDHLLRAAALAGAVAGQAQGPAREVWTRRRLGLVAAAFEEDSLHGQTAATLAQALAEADAPADPALAAVLQTLARDFRIPENTAYYQRLLATGDARRIEAYLENECRGRFGLFWLHVALRRDILARDFDRGLAHIALAMPEALAPLADKLRADLALLAGRPGEALGLYERSLARAPRPLGRFRAGLAAWAAGERETAKAHFAVTLAALPEHVSAALALFDLATGRDRETAPIAPSVAIALYTFNKAADLDATLASLFASAIGQARVTVLDNASSDSTPDVLAAWADRIGDERFATIRLPVNIGAPAARNWLAADARVGGADFVAYLDDDVDLPADWLPRLFAAVRAYPEAGVWGCRVADAGNPAVAQGIGAMLVAGKTQAGETALPWLGDPHAESFDFGAFSHLRPCLSVMGCCHLFRGERLRAAGGFDIRYSPSQYDDVDHDLRLALSGRPPVYQGHLVVGHRRPAPVFAPSRPDQIAGGEANLHKLLAKHREQFARLADIMRQSAREDLIAKWRELPDVAGTARP
- a CDS encoding glycosyltransferase, which encodes MSLTLATYSFDDPASACARLRLYDPAAALGRDVRLLPGAIPDGPGHHLRLDILSRADVILIQRYFPSPDTAGILDALFASGKPVVYDTDDDWTALGAEHPFAPAMAERLPHILETARRARLVTVTTARLAEVFAAINPRVTVVPNFLPDALWRPVAPPTRPVVAVALAATASHEPDIAPLLPVLVALARELTGKLRFVFFGCAPDAARFRGATAVPFDPAYATYAGRLARLGCGVGLAPLADTAFNRAKSPIKWMEYALCGITGIFADLPPYRDVVEQERTGLLVGPDPADWGEAVRRLVLDAPLRRTLAANAQETVMTRHMLAGNAAAFLRAWTRAVTETP
- a CDS encoding heme NO-binding domain-containing protein; amino-acid sequence: MDNQKASYTPGTLCLVLGILFAICVIGSTLLGNIFVAIALAVVGLIAAWFATNRINGPLSKLHDGVYRINNDAKKFYLDEVLSWEALGPLGAEISKALSFNMLRREYYRGAVLSVGTPFFICNKEGRITHASQSLTDMLRKKHEAIIGKTVSQSFYNKDGASLTEKALKVGGSENAERDLTLWDGRVIACHFSVNCFHGVRNDLLGAVTCITDQSTLRTKQQELERSQADLHNLGGDINELAQRVASASEELSASSDEQARGAQQQKGQSDAVATAMEEMTATVMEVAKNASKTSEAADSANEAAETGAVQVREAVTGIKAVAESAGKLGQVVTALDGQAAEIGRIIGVINDIADQTNLLALNAAIEAARAGEAGRGFAVVADEVRKLAEKTMTATKEVEKSIHQIQEGSRHAVDSMQETDERVITSTDATHKAGEALERIMERIHEVTGQVSQIATAAEQQSAAAEEINHNIEVIAHVAAEADEGASQTAQATRELAELAQSLLTLAGTFADRHEEDMKLRTSAGNMKGILPKLMQEFITEQYGEAVFNAMQEEMGHPTFLPTQNYPDQVLRQMAEFVSTKAGVSVKDIFLTMGRYTIKGFHHLYPRYFKAQKLKEFYLTMNDTHARLTKDMPGLEPPKFTYEEKGATLVMTYHSRRGYPEYYEGILRGAAEYFKEPVTITVSTGDKHTVRAEIVFPSLPAGGARKALAS